The nucleotide sequence CAACTGTGGAGAATATGTTCCTGAAAAGAACAGCCTGCTTTCTCAATATTTACACATCAAGGTATCGGAGCAATTCATCAGCACGTGATGACAAGTCGGTCTGTATAAGGTCGTACTTATTTTCGGTGATGGTATGGTAGCCGTGTCGCTGCAGGGATGAGGTGACAGCAGACGTATCAGTAAGGCTGAGCTTAATGGAAACGTGCAGCATGGATTCGTTTTCCCTCGACTTGCCCACTGTGAGACCAAGTATTTTAGCACCCTCGGTTTCAATTAAATGCACCAGTTCTGACAGGGTGAAATCACTTTGGTGCATTTCTACGGTAATAACAGATCCCTGAGTCGTGATATTGAGAAGTTCAGAGAATGCTTCCAGAACATATTTCTTTTCAATAATGCCCGTGTAGAGCTTCTCATCGTCAACAACAGGTAAAAGTCGAACTTCGTGCTGCAGCATCTTCCTGGCTACTTCAAAGATATGCTGTGTTTCAAAAACGTAGATAGGGGTGCTGAGTTCCAGCGTAGAGAGCGGAACGGATTCGTCACTCAGATCCACGATATCATTAAAGTTCACCTGACCCAGTATATCACCTGAATCCGGATCCACCACCGGTACTGCGGTTGTTTGCCACGCATCCATCTTGGCAAGCGCGGCTGAAACCGGCTTTTCGGGGTCAAGTGGGGTGAAATCGGTATTTAATAGTTCTTTTGCTAACACAGTATTCAGTCTTTCACAAGTTCAATGTCAGCCATCATACTTTCAAACCTCTCGCGGTCTGTTTTTGATATGGTGCCTTCTATTGTTACGCTGTTTCCTTCAAAATGTTCTCTGCTGATTATCGCCACATCGTGTAAAAAGGCCACTGCCTTATAATGCGACATTGGAACGTTGTATGCAAATTCCACATAATCTTCCTCAATAATGCCCTCCAAACGTTCCAGAAGCCTGTTCAGACCAATGCCCCTGTAAGCGGAAACAAATACAGCACCGGGGTATTCTTTTTTCAATTCAATCAATTTTTCAGGTTCGAGAAGGTCTATTTTGTTGAAAACAAGAATTTTCTTTTCGGAATTTGCATCCAGTTCGTCCAGTGTTCCTTCTACAACATCAATATAATCGTCAACCATTCTGCTCGAAGCGTCCACCACATGAAGAAGCACGTCAGACTCCCTTACCTCATCCAGTGTCGACTTGAAGCTCTCTATCAGGTTATGGGGAAGTTTTCGTATGAACCCCACCGTGTCGGACAACAGCAGCTCATGATTATCGAGCTCCAGGCGCCTGACCGTGGAGTCGAGGGTTGCAAAAAGCCGGTCTTCGGCCAATACCGACGTTTCTGTTAATGTATTCATCAAAGTTGACTTGCCCGCATTGGTATACCCCACAAGGGCAACACGGGTAATTTCTTCACGGCCTTTTCGCTGCGTGGTTCTCTGCCTGTCCAGCTTTTCCAGTTTTTCTTTCAATACGGATATTCTCTTTCCGATTAACCGGCGGTCCGTTTCTATCTGCGTTTCTCCGGGACCTTTGGTGCCTATACCTCCTTTCTGTCGTGAGAGGTGGGTCCAGAACCGTGTTAACCGTGGCAGAAGGTACTGTAACTGAGCCAGCTCAACCTGTGTTTTGGCAGCAGAGGTTTTTGCCCTGGAAGCAAAAATGTCCAGAATAAGGCCGCTTCGGTCAAGAACTTTTACACCTGTGGTCTTTTCAATGTTCCGTACCTGTGTCGGAGATAAGTCATCGTCAAAAATCAGAATATCGGCGCGTTTATCAGACGCGATGCTCTTTAGCTGATTCAGCTTACCTTTACCGACATATGTGGTTGGATCGGGATGAGGGCGATTCTGCAGTATTTTATCGACCGTTGCCGCACCGGCGGTATCTGCCAGTAAATCCAGCTCTTCAAGGTATTCGGATGCCAGCCATCGCGGGGTGTCCGGACCATAAATACCAACCAGGACAGCCCTCTCTTTCGTATTTGTGGGTTTTCGTAAATCTTCGAGCAAATCAGTGTATGTCTAAAACTGTATAATTAATCGAACGCTTTGATATCAAAAGAGGTGTCGGAAACTGACGTCATGGTCTTTCCGATTTTGAGCGTGACCAATTTGTCAAATTTGGCACTTTTTTTATCGGGCACGAATAGCTCGAGCCGTATAAGACGTGTTTGTTTCAGCGTCTCGCGCTGTCTCTCATGATAAATAAAAACATAATCAATCCCTTTTTCAGCCGGCTTTTCCACATAATCATCCACCTGATGCCAGGCAATGGTCTGTGAGGGATCGTTGATATTCTTGACAATTCCATGGTCTGTTATGTAGGCCTTGGACGAGAAATAACTCGACACAAACCAGCAGAGGCCCATCCAGCTGTAACTACCCATAATGGCATAATATGAGCTCATATCATGGTAAAGAACCCAGCCCCCAACGGTTGCCGCAGACAGCATAAAAAGTGTGGAAAAGAGCGGGTATCCGTATAATTTTCCACTTTTCCAGCTTAGACGCACATTTCTCAGCCGAACCGTATTCGCAAATGAATACGCGGCAAGAAACGTGGCTCCAAGGGTAAACAGAGCCAGCAGCAATACAAAAATACTGTATGTGTCAGTGGTTAAATTCATCCAATTGATTCAGCTTTAAGATGTCTCGATGCAAGTGATTCTGCCAATAATAATATAATTGCGGCTGTGATAAACCAAAACCAAATTTCCCGGCCAAAGGATGCATCCTCGAATGTACTTGCAATAGTATCGGAAAACCCAATGTTTTCTACAACATCAACATCAGCAAAACGGTTTCCGAATATTTCTTCGAACTCTTGTTCATCTAACGTTTGAAGTGATGATTCCATTGCATCCAGATTAATTGAGTGATATTGCCTGTTTTCCGGATTCCGCGTATCCACAACAATCCGGCCGGGTGACCACTCTTCACTGCTGTAGACGAGTATGGTGCCGCGGAACGTTTGTCTGATTTCCGGGATGATCTCATCACCATTCTTGAGTATCAGAACGGATTCAGGGTCGGCAGAACCGGGCAGCATGGCACGAAAGGGCCTTCCCAGCAGATGTACATTGGCTGCTGCCCCTTCCCCGCGGGCAAGATATTCTACGGAACGATAAAAGAACGGTGCAAAAAACGGTTTAACGGGAAAATTTGACCAGCCCGGATCGGTTCCAATTGCGGAAACAATCACTTTCCCGTTTCCTGAATTGATCTCACTCATTACAGATGCCCCGCTGCCGCTGCGCAGCACGGGCAGGGGCGCTAGGCGACCTTCCTGTTCCATTTCAAAATAGTAATAGAGCTCTGGCAGATTAAGGCGGATCTCTTCATTCTCTGCTGCATCAAACAAATCTTCAAGAAGAGGATGCCCTGATTCAGGAACTGAAAGCCTGTCAATACTTCTGAATGATCCGTAAGTGCCTACAATGCCCGTGTAGCTCCCTGCACCCAGAGCATTAAGCAGCTTGTTGTAATTATCAAGGTTGCCATCTGCAGAAGGCAGGAAAAGCATACCCGCACCCTGCTGAACATGGTCTATCAGAGCCGATGACAGATAATCAGGTATATTGCGAATACCGTCAAGTACAACAGCATCGTAATCATCCAGCTGTGAGATTTCAAGCTCGTCCGGTTCGTAAAAGCTGAGGCTGAAGCGGTCCGTATCCTCTGCCATTAATTCAAGAACCGGCGTGAGATAGGACCGTACTTCTGCATCTCTGCGGCTTCCTGACAGTACCAGAACATTTCTGGGCTGCGGTTTTTGTATTGTAAGATAGTACCGGTTGTCGAACGTTAGCTCATCCCCTTCTATGCGCAATTCAGCTTCAATAACCGTTTGATCCGGGTTGGGCAGTGTGAACAGATACTCTCCCGCTTCATTCCCACCCAGCGAAACCGGTTGCTGTACGATAAGATCATTACCGGCATATAGATTCAGAAAAAGATTGCTTACCTGTTGATCGCCATAATTTTGCACTACGGATCGCACCTGCAGCTCTCCGGGATCTGCCGATGACTCTTCTTCCACATCCACAGATGCAAAACCTGTATTTGAACCGGATTCAGAGCCAATTTTAATAATCCGGGCCCGGACAGACGCATCTGCTTCCTCCGTTGGATCATTTGCAAAATCCGCAAAGTGTCCGGTTCTTCCTGAAGTTACAAGAAAGAAAATTTTATTTGGTTCAGAAGCATTTTCCAGTCTGCTTTTAAGATTGTTGATACGCTCGTAGGTATATCCGCCCTTTACCACAGAAACAATATCCTGTATTTCAGCCCGGGCGCTGCCGCCCGTAAGAAAAGGTGAATTGAGCGATTCACCATGAGTTGTTTCCAGCAAAATTCTGTCGTTCTGATTGGCACGTTCTGCAATTTGCAGTGCTACCGATTTGGCCTGATCGATGAGCGGCCCGTTTCTGTCAACCTGCATCATGCCCGGGCTGTTATCAATCAGGATGCCAATCACACCGGGATCCTGGTCGCTGCCGGCAGCTGCACCCGCATTATCCGTTAAGACCGGGCGTGATATAGCGATTGCCAGCATCATGACTGCCAGCATTCGCAGAGTGAGAAGCAACCACCGCTTAATTTTTAATCGCTTTATCGCGGTGTTTTTCAAAGAGTCAAAAAAGGCAAGTGTGGAAAATCGAACCCTTTTCGGCTTCCTCAGGTTAAAAAGGTAGATTAAAAGAGGAATTGCAATTGCTGCGAGTGCCGTAAGAAACAGCGGATTTAAAAAGCTCATTACAGAAAAAGTTTTTACCTTGGCAGGCTGTTACCTGCAAGGAACAAAATTGCCCGGAAAGGTTAAGCTATGGTAATAACCCTTTCTGAACAAACATATTATCCTGTGTATCTGTGATTAGATCCCATCAACGGCTGCTGCCGGTTTTTTTCGTCTTTATTGTTTTGCTCCTGATTACGGGCTGCCGATCCGGCGACCCCGGACACTGGTCTGAATTTGTGCCGGGCGAAACACCTTTTCTTATTGTTCCGCAGGAAAATACCGGCCTTTCCGAAGCCCTATCCGCGAATTATATGCCTCTTTTTGACGATCTTACACCGTCTGCCGTACAGATGATATCTTCACTTACGGCTGAGAATCAATACCAGATTACTGTTAATGCACTGCTGCTGTATCCTGAAACTTCAAACAACTGGCAGCCTGTCTGGGTCACTACGCCGCGCGAGGCTGTAATGGAAGGACTTACCGGCAGGTATCAACAGCCTTTTAATCAAAATCGGTATCATTTCAACGGATATACCATTGAGAAGCTGCTGATTTCGGACAGAACCGTTTTTGCACTTGAGCTGAGCCCTTACCTCATTTTTTCAGAATCGAGCCTGAGCCTTGAAGCTATTCTAAGAACGCTGAACGGCCAGAACAGTGCTGTAAAGCTGGAAGCAGATCAGATTGAACCCGGCCGGTTTATTATAAATATGGAAAGTGTTGAACACTGGGTGCAACAGGTAGCCCAGGTTTCATACCGGCCCTACCTGTTAGATCTCTTTGACGGGGCAGGTCCGCTCTCTCTCTCTTTCAGTACACCGGAAGAAGAAGAAGGTGAATCGCTGAACTGGCAGCTTACAGGCGAGATGGTCGTCGACTCGATCGGCAGCACCCCGCTTCGTGCAATCAGTTCCATTTCTGAAGAATTTACACTCGACAGATACATCTCGGTTAACACATCGGGGTTCAGCATATTGAGACTGGAACCAAGGGCGGTCCCGATTACGGGTCTGGATGCCGCCAATGAAACAGACAGGTATATCCGGGATAACCCGGAAATATGGAGCCTGATCGCATCTCAGCTTGAAAGTGAACTCGCATTTGCCACATTTGCCGAGTCGGGAGCTTCAAGCAGCAGCGAGTACATGTTTTACCGTAAAACTTCCGGCAATGCCAGTATCCGCGATGCACTGAACAGGCTCGAGCAGGAAGGGCTCGCAGTTCGTGACGGCAACACATACCAGGTAAACAGCCGCTGGCTTTCCATTCTGTTCGGTTCAGAATTGAGTGCAATGAGCGATTTTTACGTCACACTTTACCGTGATGTGGCGGCGCTTTCTCTTCGCAAAGGTCTTTCTCAAAGCGTTATACCTGATGCGCAGAGGCGACGGGTGGTGTATTATGATGACGACTACATTGAAATCCGGGAGGCCCTGCCCGATAACCTCAGCTTTGTTTTTTATCTCAACACCCCCCGCTTTATCAGGTACATACAACCCTGGCTGAATCCACAGCACAATATCAATACTCTTCTTTCCGAATTGGACCAATTTGTAATCAGCGGAGAGCGCTCGTCAACCGAACAACCACTGAGCGTTACGTTCAGCTCATTCGAGTTACAGGATTCTGAGCAGCCGTACCGTGAAAACTGGATCTTTCCGCTTCAGGGTTCTGAACTTACCGGTAAACCTGTATTGGCAAATATTACAGCCGGTGAGCGTAATGAGATTGTATTCTCCACACTCGACGGCCAAGTGATTGCACTTGCAGCCGATGGTACGTCTGTACTGGAAGTATCGACGGGCGGAGACGAACCGACAGGTTCACCTGTTGTGTACGACTGGTATGGAAATAATCAGCGGGTGGTTATGCAGGCAGCCGGGAACCGGATTTATGCCTGGAATTCAAACGGCAACCTGCTGCCCAACTTTCCCGTGTCGCTGGCTGAAAACATTACAACGCCACTTACGGTGATGGATGTGACGCGTAACGGCGTGGCAGAGATCATTGTGGGTACATCCGACAGGAGGATACATATTCTGAACAGCCGCGGAGCGCCTCTTGAAGGGTGGCCTCAAAGCACCAATACCGTTGTTAACGGATCGCCTTTGATTACCGAAATTGAGGATGAATGGTCGCTGTTTACATTTGCAGAAAATACACTGCACGCATGGAACATCAACAGTGCCCGCCGCCAGGGATTTCCCGTCTTTCTGCCAACGCAAATGGCCGGAAATCCTGCCCGGTACAACAATACCATTTTAGGTTCGGGGCTTGACGGAAACCTGTATAGTGTTGGATTGCAGCCGTTCTTTTCCGATTCACTTGCCTCTTCTCACAATACGGATTCACTGCAGGTACAGTCTGTTCAAATAACGAACAGCAGCCTCAACTCCACACCTCAGGTTCACAGTATTTTACTCAGGGATGAAGAAGAGGGATTTATCCGTGAAGATCTGATTCTTGTTCAATCTGCAAATGGGTCCTTGTTTCTGTATAACAGTGAAGGTGTGTTGAGGTTTACCGCATCCATGGCACAGCCGGCCTCATCTTCAACTCCCCCCATGATATCCGACCTGGATATGAACGGCAGACAGGACCTGGTTGCAGTGGCAGATTTTGGAAGAATGTATGCCTGGGACCTGCTAAGCGGCGAAAGGTTGTTCGACCTCCCCACAACTGGAATGAGCCATATAGTAATCAGCGACATATCAGAGGATGGTCAGCACGAATTAATAGCAGAAACAAGGGATGGACTGCGCAGCTGGACCATCATACAGACCCGGCGGGAGAGTATGCTTGAATCTTCTACTGCGGCCGAAGAGGAGAATGAGTAAAAATACACGCCGATTTTGAGTGGCTTGATTGATCCGGCATACACCGGGTTACATGATATCGGCCAGCGCAGTTCCCAGGTCATCATACTCAAACTCGAATCCGCTTTTTTGCAATACTTTGGGCTGCACACGCAAGCTGCCTGTAACAGGAACGGCTGCTTCTCCGAGCACAATATCGAGTACAAACTCAGGTACTCTGAAAAATGATGGCCTATTCATTACATCGCCCAGAGTGTCGGCAAATTCATCCATGGTAACCGGTTCGGGTGAGCACGCATTGAGAGCCCCTTCAAGCTCTTCATTTTCCATGGCATAAATCAGAATATGACAAAGATCTTCCATGTGTATCCAAGGCATGTATTGATCTCCGGATCCTACAGGGCCTCCGACAAAAAGTTTAAAAGGCAGTCTCATCTTATCTATCACTCCGCCATTCTTTTCGAGTACAATACCAAACCTTGCAATTACTACCCTCACGCCCAGATCGGATGCAAGTTCGGCTTCTTTTTCCCAGTCAATGCAAAGGTTGGCAAGAAAATCATCACCCGGCTCACTCTCCTCCGTAATTACGTCGTCACCTGAATCTTTGTAATAGTTAACTCCCGATGTTGAGATAAAAACTTCCGGCTTCGATACAGATGCCCTGATCGCATCTACCAGCTTGCGCGTAGTCAGAATTCTGCTGTTATACAGCTTCTCCTTAACCTCGGGTGTCCAGCGCTGTCCGAACAGATTTTCACCTGCCATATTAATGACCACATCAATCGAACCCATAACGGATGTAAGATCATCCCAGGGTATAAATTTCTGATTTTTCGCTTCCTCGTTTTTGTGGGCTTCGGGCGAGCGTGTAACTATGGTGATATAGTGCCCGTCTCTCATTAGAATTTCACTCAAATGAGTACCAATAAATCCGGTTCCCCCGGTGATAAGAATTTGTTTTGAGTCCATGTCTGATTGTTTATTCCCGGTTCGTTGTGATCAAATATCCTAACAAGTGCCCGAACTCTCGTGTCCGCGTAACCGTCCCGCGAGATCTTAACACCCTGTTCTAAGAACAGATTGTGCAGAATAATCAGTCCGGCAGTCAGTGCATAAACATCCTGTACAGAAAGTAAACAAAAGGAGCGCTCAGAATCAGTGAATCAAACCGATCGAAGAGGCCACCGTGCCCCGGAAGCAGCGACGACGAGTCTTTTACATCTGCAATGCGTTTCAGCCTGCTGGCCGTTACGTCACCCAAGGGTCCCATTGTACTTACAATGATGATGGCCGGGATGGCGGCTACAGCCGCTACTGGAAACGTATCTGATATGAACCACGTAATTGTGAAGCCAAGTGCCGCACCCAAAAAACCGAAAGCAAATCCTTCCCAGGTTTTATTGGGACTACTAACCGGTGCAAGCTTGTTTTTGCCAAATTTTCTCCCTCCGAAGTACGCCAGCATGTCATTTCCCCAAATCATCAGAAGCAGTGACAATGTTAGCCAGAAGCCCTCCGTATTCGTGCCCAGCTGACGAAGTTCAATCAGCATATAAAAGCCAAAGGGTGCGTACACCCCGGTTAATAACGTTGAAAACCAGCGCCGTGCCCACTCATCTTTTTTGCTGATCCATGCCCATAACGTTGCCGCAATCACCATACCGGCGGCAGGATACAATATCCATGGCGGCAACAGTTCACCCCTCCAGATCATCAGGGTAATTATCAGGGAGATCGGAAAAAGATCGGAATAGGGAGTTCGCTGTGTAAGCCTGTGCACCTCCCAGACCGTCAGCAGTGCAATGGCAAAAATCAGAGTCTGAAATGCGTTTCCGCCAAGCCATGTAATCCACAGGAAGAAAGCTGCAGCCGGGACGGCAAAGAGTATGCGCTTGGTCAGCTCACTCACGGTGTACCCCGATCCTCTATACCGGGATCCGATTCGCCGCTATCCTCACCCGGCACATCTTCGTCCATGTCGATCGATT is from Rhodohalobacter mucosus and encodes:
- a CDS encoding phosphatidate cytidylyltransferase, which gives rise to MSELTKRILFAVPAAAFFLWITWLGGNAFQTLIFAIALLTVWEVHRLTQRTPYSDLFPISLIITLMIWRGELLPPWILYPAAGMVIAATLWAWISKKDEWARRWFSTLLTGVYAPFGFYMLIELRQLGTNTEGFWLTLSLLLMIWGNDMLAYFGGRKFGKNKLAPVSSPNKTWEGFAFGFLGAALGFTITWFISDTFPVAAVAAIPAIIIVSTMGPLGDVTASRLKRIADVKDSSSLLPGHGGLFDRFDSLILSAPFVYFLYRMFMH
- a CDS encoding CBS domain-containing protein; amino-acid sequence: MLAKELLNTDFTPLDPEKPVSAALAKMDAWQTTAVPVVDPDSGDILGQVNFNDIVDLSDESVPLSTLELSTPIYVFETQHIFEVARKMLQHEVRLLPVVDDEKLYTGIIEKKYVLEAFSELLNITTQGSVITVEMHQSDFTLSELVHLIETEGAKILGLTVGKSRENESMLHVSIKLSLTDTSAVTSSLQRHGYHTITENKYDLIQTDLSSRADELLRYLDV
- the hflX gene encoding GTPase HflX — translated: MLEDLRKPTNTKERAVLVGIYGPDTPRWLASEYLEELDLLADTAGAATVDKILQNRPHPDPTTYVGKGKLNQLKSIASDKRADILIFDDDLSPTQVRNIEKTTGVKVLDRSGLILDIFASRAKTSAAKTQVELAQLQYLLPRLTRFWTHLSRQKGGIGTKGPGETQIETDRRLIGKRISVLKEKLEKLDRQRTTQRKGREEITRVALVGYTNAGKSTLMNTLTETSVLAEDRLFATLDSTVRRLELDNHELLLSDTVGFIRKLPHNLIESFKSTLDEVRESDVLLHVVDASSRMVDDYIDVVEGTLDELDANSEKKILVFNKIDLLEPEKLIELKKEYPGAVFVSAYRGIGLNRLLERLEGIIEEDYVEFAYNVPMSHYKAVAFLHDVAIISREHFEGNSVTIEGTISKTDRERFESMMADIELVKD
- a CDS encoding BatA domain-containing protein, producing MSFLNPLFLTALAAIAIPLLIYLFNLRKPKRVRFSTLAFFDSLKNTAIKRLKIKRWLLLTLRMLAVMMLAIAISRPVLTDNAGAAAGSDQDPGVIGILIDNSPGMMQVDRNGPLIDQAKSVALQIAERANQNDRILLETTHGESLNSPFLTGGSARAEIQDIVSVVKGGYTYERINNLKSRLENASEPNKIFFLVTSGRTGHFADFANDPTEEADASVRARIIKIGSESGSNTGFASVDVEEESSADPGELQVRSVVQNYGDQQVSNLFLNLYAGNDLIVQQPVSLGGNEAGEYLFTLPNPDQTVIEAELRIEGDELTFDNRYYLTIQKPQPRNVLVLSGSRRDAEVRSYLTPVLELMAEDTDRFSLSFYEPDELEISQLDDYDAVVLDGIRNIPDYLSSALIDHVQQGAGMLFLPSADGNLDNYNKLLNALGAGSYTGIVGTYGSFRSIDRLSVPESGHPLLEDLFDAAENEEIRLNLPELYYYFEMEQEGRLAPLPVLRSGSGASVMSEINSGNGKVIVSAIGTDPGWSNFPVKPFFAPFFYRSVEYLARGEGAAANVHLLGRPFRAMLPGSADPESVLILKNGDEIIPEIRQTFRGTILVYSSEEWSPGRIVVDTRNPENRQYHSINLDAMESSLQTLDEQEFEEIFGNRFADVDVVENIGFSDTIASTFEDASFGREIWFWFITAAIILLLAESLASRHLKAESIG
- a CDS encoding TIGR01777 family oxidoreductase, whose protein sequence is MDSKQILITGGTGFIGTHLSEILMRDGHYITIVTRSPEAHKNEEAKNQKFIPWDDLTSVMGSIDVVINMAGENLFGQRWTPEVKEKLYNSRILTTRKLVDAIRASVSKPEVFISTSGVNYYKDSGDDVITEESEPGDDFLANLCIDWEKEAELASDLGVRVVIARFGIVLEKNGGVIDKMRLPFKLFVGGPVGSGDQYMPWIHMEDLCHILIYAMENEELEGALNACSPEPVTMDEFADTLGDVMNRPSFFRVPEFVLDIVLGEAAVPVTGSLRVQPKVLQKSGFEFEYDDLGTALADIM